From one Drosophila subpulchrella strain 33 F10 #4 breed RU33 chromosome 3L, RU_Dsub_v1.1 Primary Assembly, whole genome shotgun sequence genomic stretch:
- the LOC119552827 gene encoding uncharacterized protein LOC119552827 isoform X2 → MQSLDSSCQEADFIINDTLKKLKGSSNADHVQGLTVHAHGSGVHQTQFVQYQAGSSPQLQPQQSYHQLHPTLQQQQQQFAPSSSKSYLETSLLQAIPQIPAQPPICIFDDDESPTEGTGGSLGGLLTEPTSATPSGLPTAIAPSPSSCSSSTTTLSNFNSITSPSPVVPDLLLSTPPGVNSSLSNSSTGAASVSSKKSEKRPPSANSTASSGGGHHLHHHHLHQTHNHHVLASPTSSPNKRQKSNSSSKEYSSSSRSSSALPAASVSTATSSSQSARAGAGAATSNSNNNKPPSSVCQSSSSSSSSSKFFNLHEKIKDLYLQLLSNDLNYFAETGLKQRTRSFTLERLVEREKLNTIVVNLYPGNKGYSLALHYDEHMLLNPQTNEWSTTADKDEAANEAAGLGSAAGAGSHRSRPKPATLDESQAKTEAGQAKHDFGLVEVLRWPYENDLLLQCIDREMLPEFLMDLLGAETVSLSDGEGTRVYAKPSVFYAGCVIAQIRDFRQTFATSTNICDMKHILLRPTNATLFAEVQQMGSQWPAEDKLALESQLVLATAEPLCLEPDPSIGRQAINAQHQRQLFNSHELRRQMKKFTQTAINRKRKLDQFTHHHGLELCDYLARLRQRPRTGSSSGGGNATPATAPTNNPLVGAMLSSFTSKVPRRPHEVIRPIRPPTLEYPANLKVPEHVISVEKYAKAFEPLNEFSEACKDGCQPNCRHNFQPQLIEEYVLETEREASEGRRALYHIKLSIFQRPSDAEYLGELYVDRDYREGERNGESCRFALGTRVHANRYIQQFREIFTEEGRKAVKITHLIPGHVPIVTHTGLTNEQRILLQQQQQQQQQQQRQAQLQQQQQQQQQQQVVVVSNPQQQQQQQQPQQQQQPQQAPQQLSATVHHVALPRQQLTQKTLNLAGSNVINVQQNFRQQPAQQQQQQTYTIEAPQQQAPTQIVPQQQQQQQQHIHLQQLATGSSNSSTTTHQVSLSNGSLVLVQQQQPQQQSQQLAQALQHSGITIQPATIQQQQQQVKGTTVVGANSALRAQLNSNVPILQTQLKVQQQQILQKQHQQQQQQTTATSNNNNNNNNMNNNTAIHPNPAINAIVNSIMNSANQYQQQQQQQQQQHQQHQQQSGNTQSNNNAAVHGGNNNNNGSNTSATTLKNSSNASILNLLNSAPAAMTSTPVASGTFTTSTGQQQPQTLTLVQHQQQSTPTTADAATATYVQTTRGTPTLVSAQRKQQSSEVLQNLLNANRKIGGGGTTTTTFRTNSAGNLIAVNLNQAGQSHHQQTVDGGQTVRVSMSALASQLASPPAVMTNPTTSYTVISSGNSAGAAAAWIQSPTGPVQQRILSSLRRDSTTAPPNAIVVGMAAPSPGSDSNASNASGFAVPNNLASTSSGGGGGGGALSALLTNAATPSPSGSDHSQSSQSHQNQALLERLSNVTSNVSAVSMPHMSPQQPQPTQQFITKTIVHSPATSSIHSPMSSPHPQPSASPQQQQQQQQQTTATLNLQGINLSQLQGAMANFAGLQNVQVQIPGFTQPISLQFSGNSLQQQSGNAATGAGTAQGQQRSVLVSVPVSSQQQQLPHTITLQTQSAQHHQQQHQQTQQQHAPPTGTIVSLPSTGPGTQTVVITNNAGGGVSAGNSSGGNAGGGGGAGATTAMLTLPIV, encoded by the exons CCGCCCATTTGCATCTTCGATGACGACGAGTCCCCCACCGAGGGCACTGGCGGCTCGCTGGGCGGCCTGCTTACGGAGCCCACGTCGGCCACGCCCAGTGGGTTGCCCACGGCAATCGCCCCGTCGCCctcctcgtgctcatcctccACCACAACGCTGTCGAACTTCAATTCCATCACGTCTCCCTCGCCGGTGGTGCCCGATCTGCTGCTGTCCACGCCGCCAGGCGTCAACTCCAGCCTGAGCAACAGCTCAACGGGTGCGGCCAGTGTGTCCAGCAAGAAGTCCGAGAAGCGGCCACCATCCGCCAACTCAACAGCCAGTAGCGGCGGCGGCCACCACCTGCACCATCATCACCTCCACCAGACGCACAATCACCATGTCCTGGCCTCGCCCACGTCGTCGCCCAACAAGCGCCAAAAGTCCAACAGCAGTAGCAAGGAGTACAGCTCCTCTAGTCGCAGCTCATCAGCTTTACCCGCCGCCTCAGTCTCCACGGCTACCTCGTCGTCGCAATCAGCGCGCGCTGGCGCCGGCGCTGCCACCtccaacagcaacaacaacaagccaCCTTCCTCCGTCTGCCAgtcgagcagcagcagcagtagcagcagcaAGTTCTTTAACCTGCATGAGAAAATAAAGGATCTGTATCTACAACTGCTGAGCAACGATCTGAACTACTTTGCCGAGACAGGG CTGAAGCAACGCACTCGCTCCTTCACACTGGAGCGGCTGGTGGAGCGAGAGAAGCTCAACACGATTGTGGTCAACCTGTATCCCGGCAACAAGGGGTACTCGCTGGCCCTTCACTATGACGAGCACATGCTGCTGAACCCGCAAACGAACGAATGGTCCACCACCGCGGACAAGGACGAAGCGGCGAATGAGGCCGCGGGGTTGGGATCGGCAGCAGGAGCGGGCAGTCATCGAAGTCGGCCAAAGCCGGCGACCCTGGACGAAAGTCAGGCCAAGACGGAGGCGGGCCAGGCCAAGCACGACTTTGGACTAGTGGAGGTGCTGCGGTGGCCCTATGAGAACGACCTTCTGCTGCAGTGCATCGATCGTGAGATGCTGCCGGAGTTTTTAATGGATCTACTCGGCGCGGAGACGGTCAGTTTGTCGGACGGCGAGGGGACACGGGTGTACGCCAAGCCGAGCGTCTTCTATGCCGGCTGCGTTATCGCCCAGATCCGCGACTTCCGCCAGACATTTGCCACCTCAACGAATATCTGTGATATGAAGCACATCCTGCTCAGGCCAACGAACGCCACCCTCTTCGCGGAAGTGCAGCAAATGGGCAGCCAGTGGCCGGCGGAAGATAAGCTCGCGCTGGAGAGCCAGCTGGTGTTGGCCACGGCGGAGCCGCTGTGCTTGGAGCCGGATCCGAGCATAGGGCGGCAGGCCATCAACGCCCAGCATCAGCGTCAGTTGTTCAACTCCCATGAGCTGCGGCGCCAGATGAAGAAGTTCACACAGACGGCCATCAACCGGAAGCGCAAGCTAGACCAGTTCACCCACCATCACGGCCTGGAATTGTGCGATTACCTGGCTCGTCTGCGCCAGCGACCTCGGACGGGGAGCAGCAGTGGGGGTGGCAATGCCACACCCGCCACGGCACCCACCAACAATCCTCTGGTGGGGGCCATGCTCTCGTCGTTCACCTCGAAGGTTCCCCGGCGACCGCACGAGGTCATCCGGCCCATTCGTCCGCCCACACTGGAGTATCCCGCCAATCTGAAGGTGCCCGAACACGTGATCAGCGTGGAAAAGTATGCCAAGGCCTTCGAACCCCTTAACGAATTCAGCGAGGCCTGCAAGGACGGCTGCCAGCCGAATTGTCGGCACAACTTCCAACCGCAACTCATCGAGGAATACGTCCTCGAAACGGAGCGTGAGGCCAGTGAAGGTCGGCGGGCGTTGTATCACATCAAACTGTCCATCTTCCAGCGGCCCTCCGATGCCGAATATCTCGGCGAACTGTATGTGGACCGAGACTACCGGGAGGGCGAGCGCAATGGCGAGTCGTGCCGCTTTGCGTTGGGCACTCGGGTGCATGCCAATCGATACATTCAGCAGTTCCGCGAGATCTTTACAGAGGAGGGGCGCAAGGCGGTCAAAATCACGCATTTGATACCCGGGCATGTGCCGATTGTGACTCACACGGGCTTGACGAACGAGCAGCGGATCCtcttgcagcagcagcagcaacaacaacagcagcagcagcggcaggctcaattgcagcagcagcaacaacaacagcagcagcagcaagttGTTGTCGTCAGTAATccccaacagcagcagcagcaacaacaaccgcagcagcaacagcaacccCAACAAGCGCCACAGCAGTTATCCGCTACAGTGCATCATGTGGCACTGCCGCGGCAACAACTTACGCAAAAGACTCTGAACTTGGCCGGAAGTAATGTGATCAATGTGCAGCAAAACTTTCGGCAGCAGCcagcgcagcagcagcaacagcaaaccTACACAATTGAGGCACCGCAGCAACAGGCCCCAACACAGATTGTCccgcaacaacagcaacagcagcaacaacacatTCATCTTCAGCAGTTGGCCACCGGCAGCAGCAATTCCTCCACAACAACACACCAAGTTAGCCTGAGCAATGGTTCCCTGGTCCTtgtgcaacagcagcaacccCAGCAGCAGTCGCAACAGCTGGCCCAGGCCCTGCAACACTCGGGCATAACCATTCAGCCCGCCACcattcagcagcagcagcagcaggttAAGGGCACAACCGTGGTGGGGGCCAATTCGGCATTGCGTGCCCAGCTCAACTCAAATGTGCCAATTCTG CAAACGCAGCTGAAAGTTCAGCAGCAACAGATATTGCAGaagcaacatcaacagcaacaacaacagacaACTGCCACtagtaacaacaacaacaataataacaatatgAACAACAATACGGCCATACATCCAAATCCTGCAATAAATGCCATAGTCAACAGCATTATGAACTCTGCCAACCAgtaccaacagcagcagcagcaacaacagcagcagcatcagcaacatcaacagcaaT CGGGTAACACAcaaagcaacaacaatgcTGCAGTGCAcggcggcaacaacaacaacaacggaaGCAACACAAGCGCCACAACACTCAAGAACTCCAGCAATGCATCAATTTTGAACCTGCTCAACAGTGCTCCAGCTGCCATGACCAGCACCCCAGTGGCCAGTGGAACGTTCACCACATCCACAGGCCAACAGCAACCACAGACGCTGACGCTTGTGCAGCACCAGCAACAGTCGACTCCCACCACCGCGGATGCGGCCACAGCTACCTATGTGCAGACCACCCGTGGAACACCCACGTTGGTGAGTGCCCAGCGGAAGCAGCAGTCCAGCGAGGTGCTGCAAAACTTGTTGAACGCCAATCGAAAGATTGGCGGTGGAGGCACGACCACAACAACGTTCCGAACCAACTCCGCGGGCAATTTGATAGCGGTCAATCTCAACCAAGCCGGGCAGTCGCATCACCAACAGACGGTCGACGGTGGCCAGACAGTGAGGGTGTCCATGTCGGCGCTGGCCTCACAGTTGGCCTCACCGCCGGCGGTAATGACAAACCCCACCACCAGCTACACAGTGATCTCGTCGGGTAACAGCGCTGGGGCTGCGGCAGCCTGGATCCAGAGTCCAACGGGCCCGGTGCAGCAGCGCATCCTTAGCTCTCTGCGGAGGGACAGCACCACGGCACCGCCCAACGCAATTGTGGTGGGCATGGCAGCCCCGTCGCCGGGCAGCGATTCGAACGCCTCGAATGCCAGTGGCTTTGCGGTGCCCAACAATCTGGCGTCCACCTCGAGTGGAGGCGGTGGTGGCGGCGGAGCCCTGTCCGCCCTGCTGACCAACGCAGCCACTCCCTCGCCATCGGGCTCGGATCACTCGCAGTCGTCGCAGTCGCACCAAAACCAAGCGCTCCTCGAGCGTCTTAGCAACGTCACCTCCAACGTGTCCGCCGTCTCCATGCCCCACATGTCGCCGCAGCAGCCACAGCCGACGCAGCAGTTCATCACCAAAACCATTGTTCACTCGCCCGCCACCTCCTCGATACACTCGCCCATGTCTAGTCCGCATCCGCAGCCTTCTGCCTcgccacagcagcaacaacagcagcagcaacagacaACCGCCACCCTGAATCTGCAGGGCATCAATCTGTCTCAGCTGCAGGGCGCCATGGCCAACTTTGCCGGCCTGCAGAATGTCCAAGTGCAGATCCCCGGCTTCACGCAACCCATTTCGCTGCAGTTCTCCGGAAATAGTTTGCAGCAGCAGTCGGGGAATGCGGCCACGGGTGCAGGGACAGCTCAGGGGCAACAGCGAAGTGTCCTGGTCTCGGTGCCGGTTTCCagccagcaacagcaactgccACACACCATAACACTGCAGACGCAATCGGCGCAGCACCATcaacagcagcatcagcagacgcagcagcaacatgccCCGCCAACGGGCACCATTGTGAGCCTGCCGTCGACAGGTCCTGGCACCCAAACGGTGGTGATTACCAACAACGCCGGCGGAGGAGTTTCGGCGGGAAATAGTAGCGGTGGTAATGCaggcggcggaggaggagccGGAGCCACAACGGCCATGCTGACCCTACCCATTG TTTAA
- the LOC119552827 gene encoding uncharacterized protein LOC119552827 isoform X1: MQSLDSSCQEADFIINDTLKKLKGSSNADHVQGLTVHAHGSGVHQTQFVQYQAGSSPQLQPQQSYHQLHPTLQQQQQQFAPSSSKSYLETSLLQAIPQIPAQPPICIFDDDESPTEGTGGSLGGLLTEPTSATPSGLPTAIAPSPSSCSSSTTTLSNFNSITSPSPVVPDLLLSTPPGVNSSLSNSSTGAASVSSKKSEKRPPSANSTASSGGGHHLHHHHLHQTHNHHVLASPTSSPNKRQKSNSSSKEYSSSSRSSSALPAASVSTATSSSQSARAGAGAATSNSNNNKPPSSVCQSSSSSSSSSKFFNLHEKIKDLYLQLLSNDLNYFAETGLKQRTRSFTLERLVEREKLNTIVVNLYPGNKGYSLALHYDEHMLLNPQTNEWSTTADKDEAANEAAGLGSAAGAGSHRSRPKPATLDESQAKTEAGQAKHDFGLVEVLRWPYENDLLLQCIDREMLPEFLMDLLGAETVSLSDGEGTRVYAKPSVFYAGCVIAQIRDFRQTFATSTNICDMKHILLRPTNATLFAEVQQMGSQWPAEDKLALESQLVLATAEPLCLEPDPSIGRQAINAQHQRQLFNSHELRRQMKKFTQTAINRKRKLDQFTHHHGLELCDYLARLRQRPRTGSSSGGGNATPATAPTNNPLVGAMLSSFTSKVPRRPHEVIRPIRPPTLEYPANLKVPEHVISVEKYAKAFEPLNEFSEACKDGCQPNCRHNFQPQLIEEYVLETEREASEGRRALYHIKLSIFQRPSDAEYLGELYVDRDYREGERNGESCRFALGTRVHANRYIQQFREIFTEEGRKAVKITHLIPGHVPIVTHTGLTNEQRILLQQQQQQQQQQQRQAQLQQQQQQQQQQQVVVVSNPQQQQQQQQPQQQQQPQQAPQQLSATVHHVALPRQQLTQKTLNLAGSNVINVQQNFRQQPAQQQQQQTYTIEAPQQQAPTQIVPQQQQQQQQHIHLQQLATGSSNSSTTTHQVSLSNGSLVLVQQQQPQQQSQQLAQALQHSGITIQPATIQQQQQQVKGTTVVGANSALRAQLNSNVPILQTQLKVQQQQILQKQHQQQQQQTTATSNNNNNNNNMNNNTAIHPNPAINAIVNSIMNSANQYQQQQQQQQQQHQQHQQQSGNTQSNNNAAVHGGNNNNNGSNTSATTLKNSSNASILNLLNSAPAAMTSTPVASGTFTTSTGQQQPQTLTLVQHQQQSTPTTADAATATYVQTTRGTPTLVSAQRKQQSSEVLQNLLNANRKIGGGGTTTTTFRTNSAGNLIAVNLNQAGQSHHQQTVDGGQTVRVSMSALASQLASPPAVMTNPTTSYTVISSGNSAGAAAAWIQSPTGPVQQRILSSLRRDSTTAPPNAIVVGMAAPSPGSDSNASNASGFAVPNNLASTSSGGGGGGGALSALLTNAATPSPSGSDHSQSSQSHQNQALLERLSNVTSNVSAVSMPHMSPQQPQPTQQFITKTIVHSPATSSIHSPMSSPHPQPSASPQQQQQQQQQTTATLNLQGINLSQLQGAMANFAGLQNVQVQIPGFTQPISLQFSGNSLQQQSGNAATGAGTAQGQQRSVLVSVPVSSQQQQLPHTITLQTQSAQHHQQQHQQTQQQHAPPTGTIVSLPSTGPGTQTVVITNNAGGGVSAGNSSGGNAGGGGGAGATTAMLTLPIAQIVGAGVQKLNPQTIRTSNVGGGIGIAQQTVQQQQQQTIQAQTGGNSTASIQLLGTIQPRARNVQVVGTKQLANRQLITTQRQIGGSTLKLATTPVNAGNVVTSSGNLSTTPIVMSAQKLQLKTVKAPGVQQQQPQQQQQLQQQQHRILNQQSTATVSSQTLPSPNQVQVQQQQQQQQQQQLQHIQIAGRATTASGAISQRTLTALAAAKQQQQQQQQAAVNRRRSTTDATK, translated from the exons CCGCCCATTTGCATCTTCGATGACGACGAGTCCCCCACCGAGGGCACTGGCGGCTCGCTGGGCGGCCTGCTTACGGAGCCCACGTCGGCCACGCCCAGTGGGTTGCCCACGGCAATCGCCCCGTCGCCctcctcgtgctcatcctccACCACAACGCTGTCGAACTTCAATTCCATCACGTCTCCCTCGCCGGTGGTGCCCGATCTGCTGCTGTCCACGCCGCCAGGCGTCAACTCCAGCCTGAGCAACAGCTCAACGGGTGCGGCCAGTGTGTCCAGCAAGAAGTCCGAGAAGCGGCCACCATCCGCCAACTCAACAGCCAGTAGCGGCGGCGGCCACCACCTGCACCATCATCACCTCCACCAGACGCACAATCACCATGTCCTGGCCTCGCCCACGTCGTCGCCCAACAAGCGCCAAAAGTCCAACAGCAGTAGCAAGGAGTACAGCTCCTCTAGTCGCAGCTCATCAGCTTTACCCGCCGCCTCAGTCTCCACGGCTACCTCGTCGTCGCAATCAGCGCGCGCTGGCGCCGGCGCTGCCACCtccaacagcaacaacaacaagccaCCTTCCTCCGTCTGCCAgtcgagcagcagcagcagtagcagcagcaAGTTCTTTAACCTGCATGAGAAAATAAAGGATCTGTATCTACAACTGCTGAGCAACGATCTGAACTACTTTGCCGAGACAGGG CTGAAGCAACGCACTCGCTCCTTCACACTGGAGCGGCTGGTGGAGCGAGAGAAGCTCAACACGATTGTGGTCAACCTGTATCCCGGCAACAAGGGGTACTCGCTGGCCCTTCACTATGACGAGCACATGCTGCTGAACCCGCAAACGAACGAATGGTCCACCACCGCGGACAAGGACGAAGCGGCGAATGAGGCCGCGGGGTTGGGATCGGCAGCAGGAGCGGGCAGTCATCGAAGTCGGCCAAAGCCGGCGACCCTGGACGAAAGTCAGGCCAAGACGGAGGCGGGCCAGGCCAAGCACGACTTTGGACTAGTGGAGGTGCTGCGGTGGCCCTATGAGAACGACCTTCTGCTGCAGTGCATCGATCGTGAGATGCTGCCGGAGTTTTTAATGGATCTACTCGGCGCGGAGACGGTCAGTTTGTCGGACGGCGAGGGGACACGGGTGTACGCCAAGCCGAGCGTCTTCTATGCCGGCTGCGTTATCGCCCAGATCCGCGACTTCCGCCAGACATTTGCCACCTCAACGAATATCTGTGATATGAAGCACATCCTGCTCAGGCCAACGAACGCCACCCTCTTCGCGGAAGTGCAGCAAATGGGCAGCCAGTGGCCGGCGGAAGATAAGCTCGCGCTGGAGAGCCAGCTGGTGTTGGCCACGGCGGAGCCGCTGTGCTTGGAGCCGGATCCGAGCATAGGGCGGCAGGCCATCAACGCCCAGCATCAGCGTCAGTTGTTCAACTCCCATGAGCTGCGGCGCCAGATGAAGAAGTTCACACAGACGGCCATCAACCGGAAGCGCAAGCTAGACCAGTTCACCCACCATCACGGCCTGGAATTGTGCGATTACCTGGCTCGTCTGCGCCAGCGACCTCGGACGGGGAGCAGCAGTGGGGGTGGCAATGCCACACCCGCCACGGCACCCACCAACAATCCTCTGGTGGGGGCCATGCTCTCGTCGTTCACCTCGAAGGTTCCCCGGCGACCGCACGAGGTCATCCGGCCCATTCGTCCGCCCACACTGGAGTATCCCGCCAATCTGAAGGTGCCCGAACACGTGATCAGCGTGGAAAAGTATGCCAAGGCCTTCGAACCCCTTAACGAATTCAGCGAGGCCTGCAAGGACGGCTGCCAGCCGAATTGTCGGCACAACTTCCAACCGCAACTCATCGAGGAATACGTCCTCGAAACGGAGCGTGAGGCCAGTGAAGGTCGGCGGGCGTTGTATCACATCAAACTGTCCATCTTCCAGCGGCCCTCCGATGCCGAATATCTCGGCGAACTGTATGTGGACCGAGACTACCGGGAGGGCGAGCGCAATGGCGAGTCGTGCCGCTTTGCGTTGGGCACTCGGGTGCATGCCAATCGATACATTCAGCAGTTCCGCGAGATCTTTACAGAGGAGGGGCGCAAGGCGGTCAAAATCACGCATTTGATACCCGGGCATGTGCCGATTGTGACTCACACGGGCTTGACGAACGAGCAGCGGATCCtcttgcagcagcagcagcaacaacaacagcagcagcagcggcaggctcaattgcagcagcagcaacaacaacagcagcagcagcaagttGTTGTCGTCAGTAATccccaacagcagcagcagcaacaacaaccgcagcagcaacagcaacccCAACAAGCGCCACAGCAGTTATCCGCTACAGTGCATCATGTGGCACTGCCGCGGCAACAACTTACGCAAAAGACTCTGAACTTGGCCGGAAGTAATGTGATCAATGTGCAGCAAAACTTTCGGCAGCAGCcagcgcagcagcagcaacagcaaaccTACACAATTGAGGCACCGCAGCAACAGGCCCCAACACAGATTGTCccgcaacaacagcaacagcagcaacaacacatTCATCTTCAGCAGTTGGCCACCGGCAGCAGCAATTCCTCCACAACAACACACCAAGTTAGCCTGAGCAATGGTTCCCTGGTCCTtgtgcaacagcagcaacccCAGCAGCAGTCGCAACAGCTGGCCCAGGCCCTGCAACACTCGGGCATAACCATTCAGCCCGCCACcattcagcagcagcagcagcaggttAAGGGCACAACCGTGGTGGGGGCCAATTCGGCATTGCGTGCCCAGCTCAACTCAAATGTGCCAATTCTG CAAACGCAGCTGAAAGTTCAGCAGCAACAGATATTGCAGaagcaacatcaacagcaacaacaacagacaACTGCCACtagtaacaacaacaacaataataacaatatgAACAACAATACGGCCATACATCCAAATCCTGCAATAAATGCCATAGTCAACAGCATTATGAACTCTGCCAACCAgtaccaacagcagcagcagcaacaacagcagcagcatcagcaacatcaacagcaaT CGGGTAACACAcaaagcaacaacaatgcTGCAGTGCAcggcggcaacaacaacaacaacggaaGCAACACAAGCGCCACAACACTCAAGAACTCCAGCAATGCATCAATTTTGAACCTGCTCAACAGTGCTCCAGCTGCCATGACCAGCACCCCAGTGGCCAGTGGAACGTTCACCACATCCACAGGCCAACAGCAACCACAGACGCTGACGCTTGTGCAGCACCAGCAACAGTCGACTCCCACCACCGCGGATGCGGCCACAGCTACCTATGTGCAGACCACCCGTGGAACACCCACGTTGGTGAGTGCCCAGCGGAAGCAGCAGTCCAGCGAGGTGCTGCAAAACTTGTTGAACGCCAATCGAAAGATTGGCGGTGGAGGCACGACCACAACAACGTTCCGAACCAACTCCGCGGGCAATTTGATAGCGGTCAATCTCAACCAAGCCGGGCAGTCGCATCACCAACAGACGGTCGACGGTGGCCAGACAGTGAGGGTGTCCATGTCGGCGCTGGCCTCACAGTTGGCCTCACCGCCGGCGGTAATGACAAACCCCACCACCAGCTACACAGTGATCTCGTCGGGTAACAGCGCTGGGGCTGCGGCAGCCTGGATCCAGAGTCCAACGGGCCCGGTGCAGCAGCGCATCCTTAGCTCTCTGCGGAGGGACAGCACCACGGCACCGCCCAACGCAATTGTGGTGGGCATGGCAGCCCCGTCGCCGGGCAGCGATTCGAACGCCTCGAATGCCAGTGGCTTTGCGGTGCCCAACAATCTGGCGTCCACCTCGAGTGGAGGCGGTGGTGGCGGCGGAGCCCTGTCCGCCCTGCTGACCAACGCAGCCACTCCCTCGCCATCGGGCTCGGATCACTCGCAGTCGTCGCAGTCGCACCAAAACCAAGCGCTCCTCGAGCGTCTTAGCAACGTCACCTCCAACGTGTCCGCCGTCTCCATGCCCCACATGTCGCCGCAGCAGCCACAGCCGACGCAGCAGTTCATCACCAAAACCATTGTTCACTCGCCCGCCACCTCCTCGATACACTCGCCCATGTCTAGTCCGCATCCGCAGCCTTCTGCCTcgccacagcagcaacaacagcagcagcaacagacaACCGCCACCCTGAATCTGCAGGGCATCAATCTGTCTCAGCTGCAGGGCGCCATGGCCAACTTTGCCGGCCTGCAGAATGTCCAAGTGCAGATCCCCGGCTTCACGCAACCCATTTCGCTGCAGTTCTCCGGAAATAGTTTGCAGCAGCAGTCGGGGAATGCGGCCACGGGTGCAGGGACAGCTCAGGGGCAACAGCGAAGTGTCCTGGTCTCGGTGCCGGTTTCCagccagcaacagcaactgccACACACCATAACACTGCAGACGCAATCGGCGCAGCACCATcaacagcagcatcagcagacgcagcagcaacatgccCCGCCAACGGGCACCATTGTGAGCCTGCCGTCGACAGGTCCTGGCACCCAAACGGTGGTGATTACCAACAACGCCGGCGGAGGAGTTTCGGCGGGAAATAGTAGCGGTGGTAATGCaggcggcggaggaggagccGGAGCCACAACGGCCATGCTGACCCTACCCATTG CTCAAATAGTCGGTGCCGGTGTTCAGAAACTAAATCCTCAAACAATACGTACCTCAAATGTTGGTGGTGGTATAGGTATCGCCCAGCAGACggtccagcagcagcagcagcagacgaTCCAGGCGCAGACGGGCGGCAACAGCACCGCGTCCATCCAGCTGCTGGGCACCATACAGCCGCGGGCCCGCAACGTCCAGGTGGTGGGCACCAAGCAATTGGCCAACAGGCAGCTCATCACCACCCAGCGGCAGATTGGTGGCTCCACGCTTAAGCTGGCCACGACGCCTGTAAATG CCGGCAATGTGGTGACCAGCAGCGGCAACCTAAGCACCACGCCAATTGTGATGTCGGCGCAGAAGCTGCAACTGAAGACGGTGAAGGCGCCCGGagtgcaacagcaacagccacagcagcaacagcagctgcagcagcaacaacaccgAATACTCAACCAGCAGAGCACCGCCACGGTCTCCTCGCAGACACTGCCCAGTCCCAACCAAGTGCaggtgcagcagcagcaacagcagcagcaacagcaacagctgcAGCACATTCAGATTGCCGGAAGGGCCACCACCGCCTCGGGAGCCATCAGCCAAAGGACACTGACGGCTCTGGCGGCGGCcaagcaacagcagcaacaacagcaacaggcTGCGGTCAATCGACGGCGCTCCACCACCGATGCGACCAAGTAA